A part of Macrobrachium nipponense isolate FS-2020 chromosome 26, ASM1510439v2, whole genome shotgun sequence genomic DNA contains:
- the LOC135199899 gene encoding adhesion G protein-coupled receptor E1-like, whose translation MKKGDCDGLLFPNECITPLCSCCVKVTAVKLDECAAGNDTCPANSECQDKEIGYECACNVGFEQCGDTNECDSNPCGPNSQCQNTHGSYECVCDAGYEAVNGACADLNECESTPCGPNGVCSNSPGSFSCNCSAGYAFSGGSCVDIDECLSNPCPNVSVCTNTPGSYLCQCPPGYNLTSGACVDIDDCASATCPQHKFCSDKLLGYDCTCYACAEKCQYGAIFVEELGNCFKLITGEMTLEDAMERCARDFLKIHYVNSDEEFPILAYYFLSGISDWAWVARGGAYSGSITGSCLGMRSTPKSPEAKSLPCDSKLRYAVCVAKKYY comes from the exons ATGAAGAAAGGTGACTGCGACGGACTCCTCTTTCCAAATGAATGTATAACGCCCTTATGTTCCTGCTGTGTAAAAg taactGCAGTGAAACTGGATGAATGCGCAGCAGGGAACGACACCTGCCCCGCCAACTCAGAATGCCAGGATAAAGAAATAGGCTACGAATGCGCTTGCAATGTAGGCTTTGAGCAATGTGGAG ATACAAATGAATGTGACAGCAATCCCTGTGGGCCAAACTCCCAGTGCCAAAATACACATGGAAGTTATGAGTGCGTCTGCGATGCTGGGTACGAAGCAGTCAACGGAGCTTGTGCTG ATCTCAATGAATGTGAATCGACTCCTTGTGGTCCCAACGGCGTCTGCTCCAACAGCCCTGGAAGTTTCAGCTGCAACTGCAGTGCAGGATACGCTTTCAGTGGGGGATCTTGTGTGG ACATCGATGAATGTTTGAGCAATCCATGTCCAAATGTCTCCGTGTGCACGAACACTCCTGGAAGTTACCTGTGTCAGTGCCCTCCTGGTTACAACTTGACCTCAGGAGCTTGTGTTG ATATCGATGATTGTGCTTCTGCCACTTGCCCTCAGCACAAATTTTGTAGTGATAAACTCCTGGGTTATGACTGTACTTGCTACGCTTGTGCTG AGAAATGCCAATATGGCGCAATTTTCGTAGAGGAACTTGGAAATTGTTTTAAGCTCATTACTGGAGAGATGACCCTCGAGGACGCAATGGAACGTTGTGCACGAGActtccttaaaatacattatgtAAACAGTGATGAAGAATTTCCAATATTGGCTTACTATTTCCTGTCTGGCATTTCGG attgggCCTGGGTTGCACGTGGCGGAGCCTACAGTGGCTCTATTACGGGTTCCTGCCTTGGTATGAGATCGACCCCTAAGTCGCCTGAGGCTAAGAGTCTGCCCTGTGATTCCAAGCTCAGATATGCTGTTTGTGTTGCAAAGAAATACTATTAG